The following are from one region of the Qipengyuania flava genome:
- the rnd gene encoding ribonuclease D — MKIHDLITETEPLAELCERLAKSDFVCVDTEFMRENTYWPELCLVQIGNEEEAAAIDPLADGIDLTPLWDLMCENEDVLKVFHAGGQDVEIVYNFTGKTPHPIFDTQIAMMAISQSEQIGYANLVESWLGFPIDKGARFTDWSRRPLTERQIEYAIGDVTHLANIFPRILKKLIKTGRGAWLDAEMEKLADPENYANDAGKAWQRIRSPGRNPAVLGRLKALAAWRESEAQHKNIPRGRIMRDETLADIASHPPKKQPDLTKVRGLSNAWKDNDIGKRLMKVLEKAEPLSKDEMPDKPKRGAPLGKEGALVADLLKLLLKIRAREIDVAARLLTKADEMEALAAGVRDLKILEGWRYDVFGKDALELVEGRLAFAVKDGRLLMTHVDEVHAGMVESQAAE; from the coding sequence ATGAAAATACACGACCTAATTACCGAGACCGAACCGCTCGCCGAACTGTGCGAGCGCCTGGCGAAAAGCGATTTCGTCTGCGTCGATACCGAGTTCATGCGCGAGAACACCTATTGGCCGGAACTGTGCCTGGTGCAGATCGGCAATGAGGAAGAAGCAGCCGCGATCGATCCGCTGGCAGACGGCATCGATCTGACCCCCCTGTGGGACCTGATGTGCGAAAACGAGGACGTGCTCAAGGTCTTCCACGCAGGCGGGCAAGACGTTGAAATCGTCTATAATTTCACCGGCAAGACTCCGCACCCGATCTTCGACACGCAGATCGCGATGATGGCGATCAGCCAGTCCGAACAGATCGGCTATGCAAACCTCGTCGAAAGCTGGCTCGGCTTCCCGATCGACAAGGGTGCGCGCTTCACCGACTGGAGCCGCCGCCCGCTTACGGAGCGCCAGATCGAATACGCCATCGGCGACGTCACCCATCTGGCGAATATCTTCCCGCGCATCCTCAAGAAGCTGATCAAGACCGGCCGCGGCGCCTGGCTCGATGCCGAGATGGAAAAGCTCGCCGATCCGGAAAACTATGCCAACGATGCGGGCAAGGCCTGGCAGCGCATCCGCTCGCCGGGCCGCAACCCCGCCGTGCTCGGCCGCCTCAAGGCACTGGCCGCCTGGCGTGAGAGCGAAGCGCAGCACAAGAACATCCCGCGCGGCCGCATCATGCGCGACGAGACGCTGGCCGATATTGCCAGCCATCCGCCCAAGAAACAGCCGGACCTGACCAAGGTGCGCGGCCTGTCGAATGCGTGGAAAGACAACGACATAGGCAAGCGCCTGATGAAAGTGCTCGAAAAGGCCGAGCCACTTTCAAAGGACGAGATGCCCGACAAGCCGAAACGCGGCGCGCCGCTCGGCAAGGAAGGCGCGCTGGTTGCCGACCTGCTCAAGCTGCTGCTCAAGATCCGCGCCCGCGAGATCGACGTCGCCGCTCGCCTGCTGACCAAGGCCGACGAGATGGAAGCGCTTGCGGCCGGTGTGCGCGACCTCAAGATTCTCGAAGGCTGGCGCTACGACGTGTTCGGCAAGGACGCGCTGGAACTGGTCGAAGGCCGCCTCGCCTTTGCGGTGAAGGACGGGCGATTGCTCATGACCCATGTCGACGAGGTTCATGCCGGCATGGTCGAATCGCAGGCGGCGGAATAG